Proteins encoded in a region of the Flavobacterium sp. MDT1-60 genome:
- a CDS encoding SusC/RagA family TonB-linked outer membrane protein produces MKNLYILITFFLTLQGFAMTNSTKESQISLNLKDATITEFFKVIEQKTAFTFVFDEKVSGTSQRITIFAEKESLDNILLKISERTGLSFKKINNTIIVTKNGHAQMTVHGKVLDESGFPMPGVTVLEKGTHTSTLTDMEGNFSFAVSNSSAVLTVSYLGYLSQDVAASNSFLTITMKVSTSELNEVVVTALGIKREEKRLGFSQQTIKSESLSQARSNNWSSALKGKVAGLSITSAGSGPINSQQITLRGNRSLSPKGNYALIVVDGVPVNAEMTTSGSTSAYMGEDSPIDYGNGISDLNLDDIESVTVLKGAGATALYGSRAANGALILTTKSGKKNKGLGISYSTSAAFDKIQRWPDYQYKYGQGTGNSPDAQGNQYYSYGNSADGTSTSGTSSAWGPAFTGQNFYQYDPTLQGQSANRVPWTSYRDNRKDFWNTGITLNNNISIQGGDDKGSMRLSLGRQKNEWIMPNTGFDRVTAAINANYQVSDKIKLGTTVNYNTRNSDNLPSTGYNNGSIAYFMIFQQPNIDLDWYRPIWEKGKEQIQQLHPFSSFIDNPYLIAYEATNTLNSDQIVGNIFANIKLSSNLDLMVRSALNTYNQTREQKRPYSINRYAKGFYERQDVYKQEINTDFLLSYKKNFGSKFALAASAGGNAMSYKYRRTEAEVTGLVVPGVYKLSNGSSAPILTLGDAYKKMNSLYGLVSLSYGEMLFVDVTGRNDWTSTLPVKNNSFFYPSVNTSLIISEMAALPKAIDFLKYRFSYAQVGNDTEPYKTQKYYGQSAFPSSAQTLTVLYNDHFKPEITTSFETGFEIRMLHNRLTADATVYESSTKNQIIDIPMDFSTGYSGAVLNGGEVRNRGIELTLGGKFIDHKNFKWNATLNWSRNWNKVIELAEGIDGQQIIGTGGTASIIAKVGGTTSAIYGFGFVRSRDGQIVYDNAGLPAYPEQIQYIGDASPDWKAGLTNTFTIGNFTMNVTIDGQYGGMLYSMTHHKLAEQGKLNSTEMGRADGFIIGDGVIQNADGSYAPNTKKVATADWYVRYYRRANIESNSFDASYAKLREISLQYAMPKRWIKNTGLQSVQFSVFARDLAVISDFPIYDPETAALNGDTILPGVETGQMPSPTTYGFNLSLTL; encoded by the coding sequence TTTTAAAGTGATTGAACAAAAAACAGCATTCACTTTTGTTTTTGATGAAAAAGTATCGGGAACTTCTCAGCGCATCACCATTTTCGCTGAAAAAGAAAGTCTTGATAACATTCTTTTAAAAATCTCAGAAAGAACCGGACTTTCTTTCAAAAAGATTAATAATACTATTATAGTAACCAAAAACGGGCACGCACAGATGACTGTACATGGGAAAGTGCTGGATGAAAGCGGTTTTCCAATGCCAGGCGTTACAGTTCTTGAAAAAGGAACTCATACCAGTACATTGACGGACATGGAAGGAAATTTCAGTTTTGCAGTGTCAAATTCTTCAGCAGTTCTTACCGTTTCTTATCTGGGTTATCTTTCACAGGATGTTGCAGCAAGCAATTCGTTCCTTACAATTACCATGAAAGTAAGCACAAGTGAACTAAATGAGGTTGTTGTAACGGCTTTAGGGATTAAAAGAGAAGAGAAACGACTTGGGTTTTCACAACAGACCATAAAGTCAGAAAGCTTATCTCAGGCCAGATCTAATAACTGGTCGTCTGCCTTAAAAGGAAAAGTTGCCGGTTTGAGTATTACTTCAGCAGGTTCAGGCCCTATAAATTCACAGCAAATTACACTGAGAGGAAACAGATCGTTGAGTCCTAAAGGAAATTATGCGCTTATTGTAGTAGACGGAGTACCGGTGAATGCTGAGATGACAACCTCCGGTTCGACAAGCGCCTATATGGGGGAAGACTCTCCAATTGATTACGGTAACGGAATCTCGGATCTTAACCTTGATGATATTGAAAGTGTTACCGTATTAAAAGGTGCCGGTGCAACCGCACTTTATGGTAGCCGCGCTGCAAATGGGGCATTGATTCTTACTACAAAATCAGGCAAGAAAAACAAAGGACTTGGTATTTCGTACAGTACAAGCGCCGCTTTTGATAAAATCCAGAGATGGCCTGACTATCAATACAAATATGGACAAGGAACAGGGAATTCACCTGATGCTCAGGGTAATCAGTATTATTCTTATGGCAATTCTGCCGACGGAACAAGTACTAGTGGAACCAGCAGCGCCTGGGGACCTGCTTTTACCGGACAGAATTTCTATCAATATGATCCAACACTTCAGGGACAGTCAGCAAACAGGGTTCCGTGGACTTCTTATAGAGATAACCGCAAAGATTTCTGGAACACCGGGATAACCTTAAATAATAACATTTCGATACAAGGTGGTGACGATAAAGGTTCTATGCGTCTTTCATTAGGTCGCCAGAAAAACGAATGGATCATGCCAAATACTGGTTTTGACAGGGTAACAGCTGCCATCAACGCCAATTATCAGGTATCTGATAAAATCAAGTTAGGAACTACGGTAAACTACAATACCCGAAACAGTGATAACCTTCCTTCAACAGGTTATAATAACGGTTCTATTGCTTATTTCATGATTTTCCAACAACCCAATATAGATTTGGACTGGTATCGTCCTATTTGGGAGAAAGGAAAAGAACAGATTCAGCAGTTGCATCCCTTTAGTTCTTTTATAGACAATCCGTACCTGATTGCTTATGAAGCTACCAATACCCTAAACAGTGACCAGATTGTTGGGAATATTTTCGCCAATATCAAATTATCATCGAATCTGGATTTAATGGTTCGTTCGGCTCTTAATACTTACAATCAGACCAGAGAACAAAAAAGGCCTTACAGTATCAACAGATATGCAAAAGGTTTTTATGAAAGACAGGATGTATACAAACAGGAAATCAATACGGATTTTTTACTTTCTTATAAAAAGAATTTCGGAAGCAAATTCGCTCTGGCAGCTTCAGCCGGAGGAAATGCCATGAGTTATAAATACAGGCGTACTGAAGCAGAGGTAACAGGTTTGGTTGTTCCTGGAGTTTATAAACTTTCAAATGGATCAAGCGCACCGATTTTAACTTTAGGAGATGCGTATAAAAAGATGAATAGTCTTTATGGATTGGTTTCTTTGTCTTATGGCGAAATGCTTTTTGTAGATGTAACGGGAAGAAATGACTGGACTAGTACATTGCCGGTAAAAAACAATTCCTTCTTTTATCCGTCTGTAAATACAAGTTTAATCATTTCAGAAATGGCTGCTTTACCAAAAGCGATTGATTTTTTAAAATATAGGTTCTCCTATGCACAGGTTGGGAATGATACAGAACCATATAAAACGCAAAAATATTATGGACAAAGTGCTTTTCCGAGTTCGGCCCAGACCTTAACGGTTTTATATAACGATCATTTTAAACCAGAGATTACTACCAGTTTTGAAACTGGTTTTGAAATTAGAATGCTTCATAATAGGCTGACAGCTGATGCAACCGTTTACGAGAGTAGTACAAAAAATCAGATTATTGATATTCCGATGGATTTTTCAACGGGGTATAGCGGTGCTGTGTTAAACGGAGGTGAAGTTAGGAATCGCGGTATTGAACTTACGCTTGGAGGAAAATTCATAGATCATAAAAATTTCAAATGGAATGCAACCCTAAACTGGTCACGCAATTGGAATAAGGTAATAGAACTTGCTGAAGGAATCGACGGACAGCAGATTATCGGTACAGGCGGAACGGCTTCTATCATTGCAAAAGTAGGAGGTACAACAAGTGCAATTTATGGTTTTGGATTTGTGAGATCACGTGACGGGCAGATTGTATACGACAATGCAGGTCTTCCGGCTTATCCTGAGCAAATACAATATATCGGAGATGCGAGTCCGGATTGGAAGGCGGGTTTGACTAATACTTTTACGATTGGCAATTTTACAATGAATGTAACTATTGACGGGCAGTATGGCGGTATGCTTTATTCCATGACACACCACAAACTTGCAGAGCAGGGTAAATTGAATTCTACTGAAATGGGCAGAGCCGACGGTTTTATCATTGGAGACGGAGTAATTCAGAATGCTGACGGCAGCTATGCGCCAAACACAAAGAAAGTGGCTACGGCCGACTGGTATGTTCGTTATTACAGAAGAGCCAATATTGAATCTAATTCATTTGATGCTTCTTATGCAAAACTACGTGAAATCAGTCTTCAGTATGCAATGCCAAAAAGATGGATTAAAAATACAGGCCTGCAGTCGGTTCAATTTTCCGTTTTTGCAAGAGATTTGGCTGTTATTTCAGATTTCCCAATCTACGATCCTGAAACTGCAGCATTAAATGGTGACACTATTCTTCCCGGTGTAGAAACTGGACAGATGCCTTCACCGACGACTTATGGTTTTAATTTAAGTTTGACTTTATAA
- a CDS encoding SusD/RagB family nutrient-binding outer membrane lipoprotein, whose protein sequence is MKKIKIAAILVLLTGMSISCTQGFEELNENPNLITEVSPGTLLNPIIYGIASQNALQSVDVTFNLMQVSLTYPSITGGLHRYDVSNNIGNSAWNNYYKWLNNIREMRMASVKAKDGNYEAIALTLNALVYANLTDLFGPVPMSEATRGEEGILYPRYDKQEFIYETLLADLERANTLYDVSKPMIYAEDILFQNKVASWKKFTNSLRMRLLLRVSNRTETKAFEKLTYMIEHPEIYPVFTTTAEGAILKVTGVSPNMSPWGRPQDFNLNIKMASFFIDNLNALEDPRRPIIATGATALVTNAPLGYKGITSAYAGSDSQFKYNASTLVNVQAQNPMQIFILTYAEVEFIKAEMAQRGYVADAAGHYVKGVKSAIEQVKAVAPANYFDNIQAQYNGTLERIMLQKYYALYFTDYQQWFEYRRTGFPVLPKTTAMLNGGIMPSRFTYPDNQQIKNTENYMEAIQMIEGDNINSKVWWDK, encoded by the coding sequence ATGAAAAAAATAAAAATTGCAGCAATATTAGTATTGCTTACCGGAATGAGTATTTCCTGTACACAAGGTTTTGAAGAGCTTAATGAAAATCCTAATCTTATAACCGAGGTAAGTCCCGGTACACTGTTGAATCCTATAATTTATGGGATTGCTTCTCAAAATGCCCTGCAGAGTGTTGATGTTACTTTCAATTTAATGCAGGTTTCACTAACATATCCAAGTATTACCGGCGGACTTCATCGTTATGACGTCAGTAATAATATTGGAAATTCAGCATGGAACAATTATTACAAATGGCTTAATAACATCAGAGAGATGCGTATGGCCTCGGTAAAAGCCAAAGATGGTAACTATGAGGCAATAGCGCTTACGCTTAATGCTTTGGTTTATGCCAATTTAACGGATCTTTTCGGACCAGTTCCTATGAGTGAAGCTACGCGTGGAGAAGAAGGAATTCTATATCCAAGATATGATAAGCAGGAATTTATTTATGAAACGTTGCTGGCAGATCTTGAGAGAGCCAATACCCTTTATGACGTCAGCAAACCTATGATTTATGCGGAGGATATTTTATTTCAGAATAAAGTGGCCAGCTGGAAAAAGTTTACCAATTCGCTAAGAATGCGATTATTATTAAGAGTTTCAAACCGTACTGAAACAAAAGCTTTTGAAAAGCTGACCTATATGATAGAGCATCCTGAAATATATCCGGTTTTTACCACTACGGCAGAAGGGGCGATTTTAAAAGTAACAGGTGTTTCTCCTAATATGTCTCCGTGGGGAAGACCTCAGGATTTTAACCTTAATATAAAAATGGCTTCGTTTTTTATTGATAACCTTAATGCTCTTGAAGATCCGAGAAGACCCATAATTGCAACAGGAGCTACAGCACTTGTGACCAATGCGCCTCTTGGTTATAAAGGAATTACAAGCGCCTATGCGGGTTCGGATTCACAGTTTAAGTACAATGCTTCTACATTGGTGAATGTCCAGGCGCAGAACCCTATGCAGATATTTATTTTGACTTATGCTGAAGTGGAATTTATCAAGGCAGAAATGGCTCAGCGAGGTTATGTTGCCGATGCTGCCGGACACTATGTAAAAGGTGTGAAGTCGGCTATTGAGCAGGTGAAAGCCGTAGCTCCTGCCAATTATTTTGATAATATACAGGCGCAGTATAATGGTACATTAGAGAGAATCATGCTTCAAAAATATTACGCGTTGTATTTTACCGATTATCAGCAATGGTTTGAGTACCGCAGAACAGGGTTTCCGGTTTTGCCAAAAACAACCGCTATGCTTAATGGAGGAATTATGCCTTCAAGATTTACTTATCCGGACAATCAGCAGATCAAAAACACAGAAAACTATATGGAAGCCATTCAGATGATTGAAGGAGACAATATCAATTCTAAAGTTTGGTGGGACAAATAA